In a genomic window of Salmo trutta chromosome 32, fSalTru1.1, whole genome shotgun sequence:
- the LOC115170999 gene encoding uncharacterized protein LOC115170999 isoform X2, translated as MRRKTIAKRIFDLEYEEEEEEEPKYEDFDITTSHSQPPCHRAQKRRKHTHPVKENVEENPPCNTALQKLKTRVLVSDNPSVERIEDGDFMAEGLGGLQSRSKADLVAMVLSMQREMDNLREQIRCLTACGKLARNLEALIERTEVWSSSTDRRTTSPSMPEILVRSGAMTTSALLASPGVLNGCWAAKLEPPHPHQNGYPPGSHEGGSQINGPPLYQEFITVELLDRCNTGTTAQKLTNDLLRGLYERDCLASHSISGIVNNKRGQPKPALPADEIQAILRAVQHYFPGKTDSEIKGYIRQKLQNEAKRLRKKPHLAVKVEPEAGSEGAECTFYI; from the exons ATGAGAAGGAAAACAATAGCAAAGCGCATTTTCGACCTCGAatatgaagaagaggaggaggaagaacctAAATATGAAGACTTTGACATCACGACATCGCACAGCCAGCCTCCATGT CACAGAGCTCAGAAGAGAAGAAAGCACACACACCCGGTGAAAGAGAACGTAGAAGAGAATCCACCATGCAACACCGCTCTCCAGAAGTTGAAAACGAGG GTACTAGTGTCAGACAACCCCAGTGTCGAACGCATCGAGGATGGCGACTTCATGGCAGAG GGTCTTGGAGGCCTACAGTCACGCTCAAAGGCTGACCTGGTTGCCATGGTGCTGAGCATGCAGCGAGAGATGGACAACCTGAGGGAGCAAATCAGATGCCTCACAG CGTGTGGAAAGTTGGCACGTAACCTGGAGGCCCTGATCGAGAGGACGGAGGTGTGGTCGAGCAGCACGGACCGGAGAACTACATCTCCCAGCATGCCTGAGATCCTGGTGAGGAGTGGTGCCATGACAACGTCGGCACTGCTGGCCTCTCCAGGGGTGCTGAACGGGTGCTGGGCGGCCAAACTagagcccccccacccccaccagaaTGGATACCCTCCGGGGTCTCATGAGGGGGGTTCCCAGATCAACGGACCACCCCTCTATCAGGAG TTCATCACTGTGGAGCTGCTTGACCGCTGTAACACGGGGACCACTGCCCAGAAGCTGACCAATGACCTGCTCCGGGGCCTCTATGAGAGGGACTGCCTGGCCTCTCACTCCATCTCCGGCATTGTCAACAACAAGAGGGGCCAACCCAAGCCTGCCCTGCCTGCAGACGAGATCCAGGCAATACTGA GGGCGGTGCAGCACTACTTCCCAGGGAAGACGGACTCGGAGATCAAGGGCTACATTCGCCAGAAGCTGCAGAACGAAGCCAAGCGGCTCCGCAAGAAGCCTCATCTGGCCGTGAAGGTGGAGCCAGAGGCCGGTTCGGAGGGGGCGGAGTGTACTTTCTACATCTAA
- the LOC115170999 gene encoding uncharacterized protein LOC115170999 isoform X1, with translation MRRKTIAKRIFDLEYEEEEEEEPKYEDFDITTSHSQPPCHRAQKRRKHTHPVKENVEENPPCNTALQKLKTRQVLVSDNPSVERIEDGDFMAEGLGGLQSRSKADLVAMVLSMQREMDNLREQIRCLTACGKLARNLEALIERTEVWSSSTDRRTTSPSMPEILVRSGAMTTSALLASPGVLNGCWAAKLEPPHPHQNGYPPGSHEGGSQINGPPLYQEFITVELLDRCNTGTTAQKLTNDLLRGLYERDCLASHSISGIVNNKRGQPKPALPADEIQAILRAVQHYFPGKTDSEIKGYIRQKLQNEAKRLRKKPHLAVKVEPEAGSEGAECTFYI, from the exons ATGAGAAGGAAAACAATAGCAAAGCGCATTTTCGACCTCGAatatgaagaagaggaggaggaagaacctAAATATGAAGACTTTGACATCACGACATCGCACAGCCAGCCTCCATGT CACAGAGCTCAGAAGAGAAGAAAGCACACACACCCGGTGAAAGAGAACGTAGAAGAGAATCCACCATGCAACACCGCTCTCCAGAAGTTGAAAACGAGG CAGGTACTAGTGTCAGACAACCCCAGTGTCGAACGCATCGAGGATGGCGACTTCATGGCAGAG GGTCTTGGAGGCCTACAGTCACGCTCAAAGGCTGACCTGGTTGCCATGGTGCTGAGCATGCAGCGAGAGATGGACAACCTGAGGGAGCAAATCAGATGCCTCACAG CGTGTGGAAAGTTGGCACGTAACCTGGAGGCCCTGATCGAGAGGACGGAGGTGTGGTCGAGCAGCACGGACCGGAGAACTACATCTCCCAGCATGCCTGAGATCCTGGTGAGGAGTGGTGCCATGACAACGTCGGCACTGCTGGCCTCTCCAGGGGTGCTGAACGGGTGCTGGGCGGCCAAACTagagcccccccacccccaccagaaTGGATACCCTCCGGGGTCTCATGAGGGGGGTTCCCAGATCAACGGACCACCCCTCTATCAGGAG TTCATCACTGTGGAGCTGCTTGACCGCTGTAACACGGGGACCACTGCCCAGAAGCTGACCAATGACCTGCTCCGGGGCCTCTATGAGAGGGACTGCCTGGCCTCTCACTCCATCTCCGGCATTGTCAACAACAAGAGGGGCCAACCCAAGCCTGCCCTGCCTGCAGACGAGATCCAGGCAATACTGA GGGCGGTGCAGCACTACTTCCCAGGGAAGACGGACTCGGAGATCAAGGGCTACATTCGCCAGAAGCTGCAGAACGAAGCCAAGCGGCTCCGCAAGAAGCCTCATCTGGCCGTGAAGGTGGAGCCAGAGGCCGGTTCGGAGGGGGCGGAGTGTACTTTCTACATCTAA